Proteins encoded in a region of the Halosimplex halophilum genome:
- a CDS encoding helix-turn-helix domain-containing protein: MIEECLVVEFRVTGDDCPLARASAAADAAVDADPPQLRTDGNALVRASGPADAGVAEALDADDRVRYLHVARAGDRETYRCLSKAPCAVHELTDAGFLVESLRYRAGEERHRGAVVGRDVLRGVLDAADERVGVTVERASPLGPDGEAGVAAHWDLTPAQVEAVEAGLERGYFAVPREATAADVAADLGISKSAFLERVHRAEATLFGGIFG, from the coding sequence ATGATCGAGGAGTGCCTGGTCGTCGAGTTCCGCGTGACGGGCGACGACTGCCCGCTCGCGCGCGCCTCGGCGGCGGCCGACGCGGCCGTCGACGCGGACCCGCCGCAGCTGCGGACCGACGGGAACGCGCTCGTCCGGGCGAGCGGCCCGGCCGACGCCGGCGTGGCCGAGGCGCTCGACGCCGACGACCGGGTCCGGTACCTCCACGTCGCGCGGGCGGGCGACCGCGAGACCTACCGCTGTCTCTCGAAGGCGCCCTGCGCGGTCCACGAGCTGACCGACGCGGGGTTTCTCGTCGAGTCGCTGCGCTACCGGGCGGGCGAGGAGCGCCACCGCGGCGCCGTCGTCGGCCGCGACGTGCTCCGGGGCGTCCTCGACGCCGCCGACGAGCGGGTCGGCGTCACCGTCGAACGCGCCTCGCCGCTCGGTCCCGACGGCGAGGCGGGCGTCGCCGCCCACTGGGACCTCACGCCGGCGCAGGTCGAGGCCGTCGAGGCGGGCCTCGAACGCGGCTACTTCGCCGTCCCGCGGGAGGCGACCGCCGCCGACGTGGCCGCCGACCTCGGGATCAGCAAGTCCGCCT